A region of the Micropterus dolomieu isolate WLL.071019.BEF.003 ecotype Adirondacks linkage group LG10, ASM2129224v1, whole genome shotgun sequence genome:
TCACCTGAATGCACAAACCAAGAAGACAGTGGGGATCTTGGACCTGGGAGGAGGATCCACGCAGATAACTTTCCTGCCAAAACTGAGGGTCagttgtgtgtctgcatgtttaGAGAGTTCTGCGCAAATTAAACTGTTTAGCGATTACTGACCTGCTGTGTCCTTCATATTCCGCTCTAGAAAACCATCGAAAGTGTTCCCGTTGCTGATTACGTTGCCAGATTTCACATCTTCAACTCAACATTTGAATTGTACACACACAGGTAATAGATTTTAATTAATGTTCTACCTATCCTGCATTTGAACTATTTGTGGTTCCATCAAATCAATTCCTGATTTAATCTTAATCtccatgtattttttaaattgaccTTCAGTATGGAGTAGTTACTTATAATACAAATGCCACAGACCATGTTGTTAATTAGGAAAACTTGTATTATGTGTTTAGTCATTAGATTGTGAGTAACAGGCAGACCATTCGTTTGACCTATTTTCACAATGATTTGTTACATACACGGTCTGTTCCTGGTCAGTTGTGTAACTGTATAACAATCCTGTGACTTCATCCAGTTACCTTGGAAATGGACTGATGGCAGCTCGACTGGCCGCACTGGGCGCTTTGGGTGCAGAAGGTACTGTGCAGTACATGAGGAAAAGGTGCTCTGTCGCCATTAGCTGTGGCTCTGTGTTCACTGTGAGTGTGTCTCTGCAGGATACTGAGACACAACAGTGAGTCAGTTCTCCGAGTGCTCTCTCgagtgtttttatttccttctcCTTTCTGCCTATTTCTCCAAATCCTGAGTAAAGGAGGTAACACGAGAAAGACATTTTTTGTAGGATGTACTTTCAAGTcttcctttttttaataaacaattcAAGTGAGACCCTGAGATGAATCACCAAAGGGCTTCAGAGAAAATCGTGTTGGTGACTATCCCGAGTTCTTGAGTCAGTCTCAGACCGTGGTGACCAGGTGTGAAGCCATTGAGCCAGTTAGAAGATTAAAAGAGTCACGTCTGTGCTCCCACAGGGTTGGAGTGGCGAGTTTTTAAAAGTTCCTGCTTGCCAAAGAAGTTCAGGGATGAATGGAGCTTTGGCGGGCTGACCTATCAAGTGAGCGGGGACCCAGATGGTAAGATACTTTTTACTTCAAGTATAATCACTCCGTTGAGTAGAGTAAATCCAAAGCTACTGTATGTGGGAATGAAAACTTCAATGTGTGATGGGGTTAAACGTTCGTAGCAAGTACAAAATAGAAACATGTTCCGCCAACCCAAACGTGTGCGTTTAAAGCCCATTAAAATGGACTTGCAGTTGAAGTACGCACCATTTTGTTCCAACATATGATGCATCATTTACAATGCTGTCCGTTTCCTCTCCAGGTTATGCAGGATACAAGCTTTGTTATCAGGAAGTACTTAAGGTGGTGAAGGGGATTATTCATCAGCCGTATGAGCTCGAAGACAGCAATGTTTTCTATGCCTTCTCCTATTACTTTGACAGAGCGGTGGAAGCAGGCCTTATCGGTAAGCACACACCCTTATAATTATACAGACCCAGCAGAATATTACCTATTCCAGTGTTATACAGAGGCAGGAAAATGTGAGTCATCTATACCCATCTCAGTGGATTTGATGATCTATAGGTGTGTAGTTATTAGAGAAACTGCTATCCTCTGCCAGTCCTAGCTGAAAGGGCACAAGCTCTGTTATTAGTATTATGGAAATGTGCGTGTAGATCTGCTCTCTTAATGAATGGTATAGCATTTTAAATGTGAGGAGGATGACCCCAATCACCCCCTGTTGCAGATGGGGTCCAAGGAGGAACGCTGGCGGTCAGAGACTTCAAGAAGCGAGCTAAAGAGGGTGAGATGGGCAAAGCAATGCATCGTTACTATGACAGATGTGCAGCTTCCCGTACTTGAGACACTGTGTGCATCTCAATAGTCTGGACCTGTGTCCTCCTCGCTGCTATCTGAAACCCTGCCCTCATCCTCCCAGCAAGAATACAGATGACTGATTATCCAACCTAACAGACATGATTGCCCTTTTGTCTGCTCAGTGTGCAATAAGATGACCAAGTACCCTTCCATCAGTCCTTTCCTGTGTATGGACATGACCTACATCACCTGTCTGCTCAAGGATGGGTTCGGATTCAAGGAGAGCACTGTGCTGCAGGTGAGGCGGTATTATACAACACAATCAATAGGGTTTATGCCTTGCTAATAGAAGGAATAAACAGTTAGGATTTTTTTAAGTTGTGTGACTCATAAGTGATTACAACATTACACAACGCAAGAACGGTTACGTTTAAAATAGCCTCCATTTAGCATTTGTTGTACCGTTTGAATAGACCCTAGATACAGAGACCGTGACTCATCGGTAATGGAAAAGAGGTGTTCTTACCATTTTGTCACCCcggacatttctttttttaacaaaacgtAATATTTTAACATAGTAGTGACACAATCACCTGAAAGAAGTCCcagacctttaaaaaaatatatatataagcacCAGTCATGCTCACTGACATAAAAAGGAAATTCTCCacaaaaattgttatttttatttcaataaatacaaaaagtacTCGAGTGATTTGGTGTCGGATTTCCCCCCCTCCATCCTAGTTGACCAAGAAAGTGCACAATGTGGAGGCAAGCTGGGCTTTGGGCGCCACGTTGGACCACTTCCACAACCTGAAGATCCACTGAGGAGAAGGGagaaacacacactgctgaTTTCGGTGGTGCTCAGTAACAAATGTAAAGCGCACTACCTTATCTAACGGCCCCAGACATCTGCAGTTTGTTTCATAAGGGCAGAACCAACCTCATGAGTAATtcttaattttgtttaaaaagcaaTTATTCTCAAGTGTTAATAGATTGAGTTGTAAATGAGCAATGTGTTGCCTTACTCAGAGAACAAATGAAGCACTGGAGGTTGACATTTGAGGGAAAGATTGTTACCAGTAACACGCTGTGTTAATGCAGATTTTGGCATTACTGGAGACACAATTTGTCTAGGATAGATGTTTTTGCGCATTACTCAGGCTAATTAACATGGTGGCCTGGCTTGTTAGGCTGTGTAAAACCAGTGTTTACATGCAGCAATGTGATATACTGTGTGTTTAGCAGCAGTTTTTAATGTCAAGTGTTTTGTAATTAGTTTATGGATAATGGGGTATACACGTGTCTGGAACATTTCAATTTGACAGTCAAccattaaagttttaaaaataaatgggacTCGTTCCAACATCATCACTGCATTTCAACCTCAGACATCATTGTTTACAATGATAATGCACATCACAATACACGGTCATTATATTTTCATAAACTTTTAAACCCGTCTCAGTATTTCTTTGGGAGTCTGAAAAACTTGAGGGAAATGGTTGTTTACAAACTTAGCCGTTTTACACTTGTCAATAAAACCATTACTAATTACAAATATCTACAGGGGTAAAAGTCAGAATCTATTTACAAATAGATGTCTATGTTAAGTCCACTGTGACTGTCAGTCTAGTGCTGCTGAAACAGGTGTGTGATGTTCATGATGGCGGACTACAGTAGTGCCACCACATCTTCTCCGTATCCGTGGCCTTCGGTCGTCATGGTCACCAGCTCGTGTGGCTGAGAGAGAACCACCACGGCGTCAGCAGAGCCTGGAGGGAGGGACGCAAAGACGAGTTCAAAGAGAAAGTACCTGGTAACATGAATGCTGTCTAATGGTAAGACACGTCAATGTGCATGTAGCTACAATAAGGTCCAACTATAGTCATTAACTCCGCTAACACAGTTGTCCTTGAGTTTCTGCAAGCTTTCACCTGGTAATGCCTTTTGGTTTTCATGCTGACAGGCCCATTTAGGAAAAAGTGAAGGACATGCAAAGATATTCAGTAATATTGAGCCAATAAAAAAGGTATTCACAATAGGAGTATTCGGTCTCAGGGGGTGAATGCAATCTACATTATAGGAATTACATATGGACATATGTTGAAAGTCTGACAAATGGGAACGATTTCAAAACAAGTGTGGGTTTTGAAAAAGTAGCTTAGAACCGGGCCATATGTCTGAATACCGAAATGCAATATATGcctatatttatatatgcaaAAATCATACATTATAGTATGTGTAATTAACTGTCTACAATATGCTTTTACCAGTGCAGTTCACTGTCATTCATCAACATTTGTTCGTTTAAATTTATTATGTTTAGATAACAGAAAATCCACTTAGacaaagaatataaaaaaggtatataaGAGACAATACTATATGATAACTGCACCGATGTAAATACCTTGTGTATATTGAAGAGGCAGCCCATTTTCAGTAGATTATGACAACTAAAGTTTAGGCACTGCACAGGCAAATAAATATTACAACCATATGTTAACATGTCAGTGTTACATGCATCAACATTCTTAAAAGACTTACACTGAGGCCCTGGTAAATTTGAACGCATGGGTCCAATAATCAAGTGAAGCATAATTAACACCATGTAATTTGACTGCTGAGCGCTCCAGTTATTAAATAGTATTGTAAGTAATGATCCCAGAGTTGAATAAATCATAGTTGGGTTGGAAGCAACTTTTCAGAATGACAATTTTAGCAGTGTATCTGAGACGAACAGCAAGACTAAAACCAAGAACAAACAAGGCGGAGCAGACAGGAAGAGGTTTGTTACGCATATTACAGCGTCCGAGATAAACAGCATTACTAAAacatgcatatacagtatgtgcccACAGCAGAAGAGCGCATGTTCATTTATAAGACTCTGAAAGCTGGCGTGAGGTATACTCTGAAAAAATGTGC
Encoded here:
- the LOC123978125 gene encoding ectonucleoside triphosphate diphosphohydrolase 5-like isoform X1, producing MVRVKMKLTVPLPLLVLFAVTGPGRAQVRTSLLDLTNSIGSIFPSLSRPANHSRIFYAVMFDAGSTGTRIHVYTFIQSDSVELPVLDNEMFHSLKPGLSAYADSPEMAGNTVRTLLKVAKKTVPRLEWKRTPVVLRATAGLRLLATEKAQALLEQVQHVFDESPFLVPDNSVSIMNGTNEGLLAWISVNFLTGHLNAQTKKTVGILDLGGGSTQITFLPKLRKTIESVPVADYVARFHIFNSTFELYTHSYLGNGLMAARLAALGALGAEGLEWRVFKSSCLPKKFRDEWSFGGLTYQVSGDPDGYAGYKLCYQEVLKVVKGIIHQPYELEDSNVFYAFSYYFDRAVEAGLIDGVQGGTLAVRDFKKRAKEVCNKMTKYPSISPFLCMDMTYITCLLKDGFGFKESTVLQLTKKVHNVEASWALGATLDHFHNLKIH
- the LOC123978125 gene encoding ectonucleoside triphosphate diphosphohydrolase 5-like isoform X2, with the translated sequence MKLTVPLPLLVLFAVTGPGRAQVRTSLLDLTNSIGSIFPSLSRPANHSRIFYAVMFDAGSTGTRIHVYTFIQSDSVELPVLDNEMFHSLKPGLSAYADSPEMAGNTVRTLLKVAKKTVPRLEWKRTPVVLRATAGLRLLATEKAQALLEQVQHVFDESPFLVPDNSVSIMNGTNEGLLAWISVNFLTGHLNAQTKKTVGILDLGGGSTQITFLPKLRKTIESVPVADYVARFHIFNSTFELYTHSYLGNGLMAARLAALGALGAEGLEWRVFKSSCLPKKFRDEWSFGGLTYQVSGDPDGYAGYKLCYQEVLKVVKGIIHQPYELEDSNVFYAFSYYFDRAVEAGLIDGVQGGTLAVRDFKKRAKEVCNKMTKYPSISPFLCMDMTYITCLLKDGFGFKESTVLQLTKKVHNVEASWALGATLDHFHNLKIH